The Schizosaccharomyces pombe strain 972h- genome assembly, chromosome: I genome contains a region encoding:
- the tda3 gene encoding FAD-dependent amino acid oxidase, whose protein sequence is MSATSREGNKTKIGIVGGGIIGICTAFYLTEEQEYKKGELDIFIFESKEIAGGSSGIDSAILTKLCQNEIIQPLSTLALKLYEGLDKKFDGKKNWEYRTANSWFCKMKWDNTNVAKVPDTLQWLQRERMQKCSSIGSGNDFAMINPKLFCQFMAKEIEKRGVKFIFGSVKEVSKHHITYVPKQEAEDTIIKAQVHKTLVSAGPWTGYLLPFTGIAGLCIPIIHLSVGNFPVGDSIVVCCLNTMGNLNICKTTEIFSKNREQLIFMGTPKFHLLPKDSNRCFFNPFEIIELKEMTDLVLSENTKSNYLDASFKFLPTSRITGIPIISTTKSGVFVAAGHANWGITQAPATGLCMAEMLLGKEKTSINTDPFHLNLGE, encoded by the exons ATGAGCGCTACAAGTAGAGAAGGAAATAAGACAAAGATAGGAATAGTAGGAG GTGGCATTATTGGAATTTGTACGGCGTTTTACTTAACAGAAGAACAAGAATACAAAAAAGGAGAATTGGacatatttatatttgaatcaaaagaaatagCAGGAGGTAGCTCCGGCATTGATTCTGCAATCTTGACAAAACTGTGCCAGAATGAAATCATACAGCCACTTTCAACTCTCGCTTTGAAGCTTTATGAAGGATtggataaaaaatttgatggGAAGAAAAACTGGGAATATAGGACTGCCAATTCTTGGTTTTGTAAGATGAAATGGGACAATACCAATGTTGCCAAAGTTCCCGATACTTTGCAATGGCTTCAACGAGAGCGCATGCAAAAAT GTTCTAGTATCGGTTCCGGCAACGATTTTGCAATGATCAAtccaaaattgttttgtcAATTTATGGCaaaagaaatagaaaaacGAGGAGTAAAGTTTATATTTGGAAGTGTGAAAGAGGTTAGTAAACACCATATTACATACGTTCCAAAACAAGAAGCTGAAGATACAATAATAAAAGCACAGGTGCATAAAACGCTGGTGAGTGCTGGGCCTTGGACTGGTTATCTATTACCATTTACTGGTATTGCAGGTCTATGCATTCCCATAATTCACCTATCGGTAGGAAATTTTCCCGTTGGCGACAGCATTGTTGTGTGTTGTTTAAATACCATGGGTAATCTAAACATTTGCAAAACAACCGAAATTTTCAGTAAAAACCGGGAGCAGCTTATTTTTATGGGAACTCCAAAATTCCATTTGCTGCCAAAAGATAGTAATcgatgtttttttaatccttttgaaattatcgaattgaaagaaatgacCGATTTGGTGCTCTCGGAGAATACGAAGAGTAACTACTTAGACGCATCTTTTAAGTTCCTTCCTACCAGTAGAATAACAGGTATCCCGATAATATCAACAACCAAGTCTGGTGTATTTGTTGCAGCGGGTCACGCCAACTGGGGGATAACTCAAGCTCCTGCCACGGGTTTATGTATGGCAGAAATGCTCCTTGGCAAGGAAAAAACAAGCATAAACACAGATCCTTTTCACTTAAATCTCGGTGAATGA
- the idp1 gene encoding isocitrate dehydrogenase Idp1 produces the protein MLEVRAAVKAPFKLAAAGRGFMNMRMASSKSFQKITVKNPVVEMDGDEMTRVIWKIIREKLVLPYMDIKLDYYDLGIEARDKTNDQITVDAAKAILKNDVGIKCATITPDEARVKEYNLKKMWKSPNGTIRNILNGTVFREPILIKNIPKYIPGWTNPICIGRHAFGDQYKSTDLVASGPGKLELSFTPKGNPSAKETYNVYEFNGSGVAMSMYNTDDSIRGFAHSSFQMALQKKMPLYLSTKNTILKKYDGRFKDTFQEVYESDYKQKFEELGLWYQHRLIDDMVAQAIKSNGGFVWACKNYDGDVMSDVVAQAYGSLGLMTSVLIHPNGRTFESEAAHGTVQRHYMQYLKGKKTSTNSIASIFAWTRGLAHRGRLDGNERLVKFANALEHACVRCVEKGIMTKDLYLLSKSPNGYVDTFEFLDAVKSELDSELVNIA, from the coding sequence ATGTTGGAAGTACGTGCTGCCGTAAAGGCACCTTTCAAGTTGGCTGCCGCAGGCCGTGGTTTCATGAATATGCGTATGGCTTCAAGcaaatcttttcaaaagatcACTGTTAAAAACCCAGTCGTTGAAATGGATGGTGATGAGATGACGAGAGTGATTTGGAAGATCATTCGTGAAAAGTTGGTTCTCCCATATATGGACATTAAATTGGATTATTATGACCTTGGAATCGAAGCTCGCGATAAGACAAACGACCAAATTACTGTGGATGCAGCCAAAGCTATCCTCAAAAATGATGTCGGTATCAAATGTGCCACCATTACTCCTGATGAGGCTCGTGTGAAAGAGTATAACCTCAAGAAGATGTGGAAGTCTCCCAATGGTACCATTCGTAACATTTTGAATGGTACAGTATTTCGGGAGCCCATTTTAATCAAAAACATTCCCAAGTATATTCCTGGATGGACGAACCCTATTTGTATCGGGCGTCATGCCTTTGGAGATCAATACAAGTCAACGGACTTGGTAGCTTCAGGCCCCGGTAAGTTGGAACTTTCATTCACCCCTAAAGGTAATCCTTCTGCTAAAGAAACATACAATGTTTACGAGTTCAACGGTAGTGGTGTAGCTATGTCTATGTACAACACTGACGACTCTATTCGTGGATTTGCTCACAGTTCTTTCCAAATGGctttgcaaaagaaaatgccACTTTATCTTTCCACTAAGAatacaattttgaaaaaatatgatgGTAGATTTAAGGATACATTCCAAGAAGTATATGAATCTGATTACAAGCAAAAGTTTGAGGAACTAGGTTTATGGTATCAACATCGTCTAATTGATGACATGGTAGCCCAAGCTATTAAGTCCAATGGTGGTTTTGTTTGGGCATGCAAAAATTACGATGGTGATGTTATGTCGGATGTGGTTGCCCAAGCTTATGGATCCTTAGGCCTAATGACTTCTGTCCTCATTCATCCCAACGGTCGCACTTTTGAGAGTGAGGCTGCTCATGGTACTGTACAGCGTCACTACATGCAATACTTGAAAGGTAAGAAGACTTCAACCAACAGTATTGCCTCTATCTTTGCCTGGACTCGTGGTCTTGCCCATCGTGGTCGTTTAGATGGCAACGAACGTTTAGTTAAGTTTGCCAACGCCCTCGAGCATGCTTGTGTTCGATGCGTTGAGAAGGGTATTATGACAAAGGATCTTTACCTTCTCAGCAAGTCTCCCAATGGTTATGTTGATACATTCGAGTTTTTGGATGCCGTCAAGTCCGAGCTCGATTCGGAATTGGTCAACATTGCCTAA
- the trs120 gene encoding TRAPP complex subunit Trs120 has product MEFDFFSFVAPSRVQSLVLPFGRVRRKSFSSYLQLLRRVSHIQLSDVPVATATRKSSSFNPLAFPLGRLVYNFLTSLDDQQALLEEFEYFRRVFVLIGIVDGSEEQEVEQLCSTLDVWRRRIPHALVAKCIVFNCPEDKENIFNAPNIIIGPRSDFSINSVMRSILCDITAELLEGFSSLEFSIHARSVILSPITDMPHLAPLQRKNSNASIHSLGSSSRPTLTRTPSITSRSVNSVTERSKSLSKGRIENQFGQLYLLAGRVPNALKHFSTAIALSKATGDFLWQGLSLELFTVCLVIMAHLHVDVQIPPNILSMFPSYNDRLNAFGPLKFDALLNFITEMRNVVDQLYQKSTLQPNDAVPGLCFSESILRYAHLLTVVYSCKGFNDNALDHIIAQAPIRPVKKATTYVPNKATICQWIMRAQGQHLNSLSIRERCRIYGAMANMLGSIGFSRLRVKMLRELVASLTPVLLETRRQNASKNGIHPEVIASHTAQSFKSTHYCNILPLISEICQEYGLLKTDGSLLNPELTKWGWSNLQFDVLNELISLCDSLSDYRSILLLISLFFLTSVQTASSSQQISMFKAFRKTYLFASNAGIHINAPYWDPFMITDLKFIGSSENAELIHQRLRNGLPKSIEKGPFIYNPFNRRQDQNQSKSVLVVDEQVAFSIYFRNPLSVSVEVQDVHLETKGVSAKCSHSTFTMRPLSIERTTLTVTPTETGELHIVGCRVKVFGCEPILQYVYEAKDKHKSLHVYLEKSKDVNAELRSLDTIDHLWTYFPFKKDLKTKSFDCIVIASQPKLSLAFQNLTSGKFNFAEYETGELVYVIENTSFVEASHISVLFEDSSSKAFEQAIADKSITADRLYELQFEEFNLPTFTVESSQPFSLSPGERREIHIKIRAKPNSQEGLILFESSVHKPEDTEFYVRRLRIPVSLNISKRVDLKQWSAFMDTEGDPSYCLVLLNFYNHFSEPLFVTVKTASTDESRSVLIKPKADNVILFRLKRFIMSSEEINLDIPNLSTKQFVLSSGFKKSIEDSYTMKKRFWIKEYFLKEVQASWKTDDNLHHGEIYLRNHILSDEMANNLSILPIRIQAWVSYDSEKVTTVCPREPFKLVLEFFGHADTNMRYKISWTQLNTQANTSSFNGLILDGPEEDIVCFNNSKCHVVIERNMFAYTTGMYNIFVRIFNEELQLLSQPVDLDEPILLIVDAK; this is encoded by the exons ATggaatttgattttttttcgtttgttGCTCCTTCCAGAGTTCAATCATTAGTCCTTCCTTTTGGTCGtgttagaagaaaaagtttctCGTCCTACCTACAATTACTCCGCAGAGTAAGTCATATTCAGTTGAGTGATGTCCCTGTAGCTACTGCTACTAGAAAAT CGAGTTCTTTCAATCCTTTGGCTTTTCCGTTGGGCAGATTGGTGTACAATTTCCTAACCAGCCTTGATGATCAACAAGCTCTACTAGAAgaatttgaatattttcGGCGCGTTTTCGTTCTTATTGGTATTGTAGATGGGTCAGAGGAACAAGAAGTTGAGCAATTATGTTCTACCTTGGATGTTTGGCGGAGAAGGATACCTCATGCGTTAGTTGCAAAATGCATCGTATTTAATTGTCCAGAAGACAAAGAGAATATATTTAATGCTCCCAATATCATAATAGGACCAAGGTCtgatttttcaataaactCCGTAATGCGGTCTATTTTATGCGATATCACTGCTGAGTTGTTAGAAGGATTTAGTTCGCTCGAGTTTTCTATACACGCGCGTTCCGTGATCCTTTCTCCAATTACTGACATGCCACATTTGGCTCCCTTgcaaaggaaaaattcTAATGCGTCGATTCACTCCTTAGGCTCATCTTCTCGTCCTACTTTGACGAGAACTCCCTCGATCACATCAAGATCTGTGAATAGTGTAACGGAACGATCCAAAAGTCTCTCAAAGGGGCGTATTGAGAACCAATTTGGCCAGCTATACTTGCTGGCCGGCAGAGTTCCCAATGCGTTGAAGCATTTCTCAACAGCCATAGCGCTTTCTAAAGCAACTGGAGACTTTCTTTGGCAAGGACTTTCGTTGGAGTTATTTACTGTTTGTCTGGTTATAATGGCTCATTTGCATGTGGACGTCCAGATTCCTCCTAATATATTATCCATGTTCCCTTCTTATAATGATAGATTGAATGCCTTTGGACCACTCAAATTTGATGCACTATTAAACTTTATCACAGAAATGCGCAACGTAGTTGATCAATTATATCAAAAATCCACTCTTCAACCTAATGATGCTGTCCCCGGCCTCTGTTTTTCCGAGAGTATCCTACGGTATGCTCATTTACTCACAGTTGTTTATAGTTGTAAAGGATTTAACGACAACGCTTTGGATCATATTATTGCTCAAGCCCCCATAAGACCTGTTAAAAAAGCTACAACGTATGTACCAAATAAAGCAACTATTTGTCAATGGATTATGAGAGCCCAAGGACAGCATCTTAACTCTCTTTCAATTCGTGAACGTTGTCGCATATACGGGGCTATGGCAAATATGCTTGGAAGTATAGGATTTTCTCGGTTAAGGGTCAAGATGTTGCGTGAGTTGGTTGCGAGTTTAACACCTGTACTATTAGAAACGCGTAGGCaaaatgcttcaaaaaatggaataCATCCGGAGGTTATTGCTTCGCATACCGCACAATCCTTTAAAAGCACTCATTACTGTAACATCTTACCTTTGATATCTGAAATATGTCAAGAATATGGCCTATTGAAAACTGATGGTAGTCTTCTAAATCCAGAATTAACAAAATGGGGTTGGtcaaatttacaatttgaTGTTCTTAATGAGCTTATATCCCTTTGTGATTCTCTATCTGACTATCGCAgtattcttcttttaatttctttgttttttctcaCTTCTGTTCAAACTGCTTCTTCTTCCCAACAAATCTCTATGTTTAAAGCTTTTAGAAAAACGTACCTATTTGCTAGCAATGCTGGTATACACATTAACGCTCCATACTGGGACCCATTTATGATAACGGATTTAAAGTTCATTGGTTCGTCCGAGAATGCCGAATTAATTCATCAACGGTTAAGAAACGGGTTACcaaaatcaattgaaaaaggacCATTCATCTATAATCCATTTAATAGAAGACAGGACCAAAACCAATCGAAATCAGTCCTCGTTGTCGATGAACAAGTTGCGTTTTCGATCTATTTTCGTAACCCTCTTAGTGTATCAGTTGAAGTGCAAGATGTTCATTTAGAAACGAAAGGGGTTTCTGCAAAATGTTCACATTCTACTTTTACGATGCGGCCACTATCTATAGAGCGTACTACACTTACTGTAACTCCTACGGAAACCGGAGAATTACATATTGTTGGTTGTCGTGTAAAAGTCTTTGGCTGTGAGCCAATTCTGCAGTATGTTTACGAAGCAAAGGATAAACACAAGTCATTGCACGTTTACCTTGAGAAAAGTAAAGACGTCAATGCTGAACTTCGTTCCTTGGATACCATCGACCATTTATGGACTTACTTTCCGTTTAAAAAGGACTTGAAAACTAAGTCATTTGATTGTATAGTTATAGCTAGCCAGCCGAAATTATCGcttgcttttcaaaaccTAACATCTGGAAAGTTTAACTTTGCTGAATACGAAACGGGTGAATTGGTGTATGTAATTGAAAATACGTCTTTTGTTGAGGCATCTCACATATCTGTTCTTTTTGAGGACAGTTCATCCAAAGCTTTTGAGCAAGCTATAGCGGATAAAAGTATCACAGCAGATCGATTATATGAACTCcaatttgaagaatttaaCCTCCCAACATTTACTGTCGAGAGTAGCCAACCGTTTTCACTTTCACCAGGTGAGCGCAGGGAAATTCATATTAAAATCCGGGCAAAGCCAAATTCTCAAGAAGGATTGATATTATTTGAAAGTAGTGTGCATAAGCCTGAAGACACAGAATTTTATGTTAGACGTCTAAGAATCCCGGTTTCTTTAAACATAAGTAAAAGAGTGGATTTGAAACAATGGTCTGCGTTTATGGATACTGAAGGAGATCCCAGCTACTGCTTGGTGCtattaaacttttataatCATTTCTCTGAGCCTTTATTTGTCACGGTTAAAACAGCAAGTACCGATGAGTCCCGATCAGTTTTAATCAAACCAAAAGCTGATAATGTCATATTATTCcgtttaaaaagatttattatGTCCTCTGAGGAAATCAATCTTGATATTCCAAACTTATCTACAAAGCAATTCGTACTATCTAGcggatttaaaaaaagtatcgAGGATAGCTATACTATGAAAAAGCGTTTTTGGATTAAGGagtattttctaaaagaaGTTCAAGCTTCTTGGAAAACCGACGATAATCTTCACCATGGAGAGATTTACTTGAGAAATCATATTTTGTCTGACGAAATGGCAAATAATCTATCTATTCTACCAATTAGGATTCAGGCTTGGGTTAGCTATGATTCTGAAAAAGTCACCACGGTTTGTCCGCGAGAACCATTCAAACTTgttcttgaatttttcg GTCATGCCGATACCAATATGCGTTATAAAATATCGTGGACTCAATTAAATACTCAAGCTAACACTTCTTCCTTCAACGGACTAATTTTAGATGGCCCAGAAGAGGACATTGTATGCTTTAACAATTCCAAATGTCATGTCGTGATCGAGCGCAACATGTTTGCATATACAACAGGGATGTACAATATATTTGTTCGTATTTTTAACGAAGAACTACAATTGCTATCGCAGCCTGTTGACTTGGATGAGCCCATACTACTAATTGTTGATGCGAAGTAA
- the gls1 gene encoding glucosidase I Gls1, whose protein sequence is MVSDMLGGNKRWILFGLLSFLLNCVLVSCSVEDIEKAANDSFLWGPYRPNLYVGIRPKIPDSLMTGLMWSNVDDYARFSKMRHSAEHGDDIGAFGWKHYDVRRGGQQVIDDFLMGIKLETDFVKLPEGNWALRVHGIPLPGAPTDLTTSLFFYAYVEGEGKVGTKVNHANHVYMEGKTPDLGKFRIQTFNRLGEHPVSPASVDLESMVMDKDFFAGFNVKKEGAWRTSELILYLLDTKMKVISDKEGYESLKDLPPAYSTLTLPNLPSEEGLQFIQKVFKGEFMFDIVFNYASSKKISEEMISQAIDKNLQEFEEKFQATFPLKAPYDTEKAHQIFAHTAFSNLFGNVGFFTGDSIVSKNPIELDDEDYEFMQGFESAAGKLAEGTAFHDIERSLFTIVPSRPHFPRGFYWDEGFHLLPVGLWDNDFSLEILKSWFSLVNEDGWVGREQILGEEARSKVPDEFQTQYPDIANPPTLILALKGYIERLQEQQGKLNNRFSGEGEDYSLDDLEYLRSVSISNPEKSVQFLRDLFPLLLRHYEWFRETQKGDFETWERECFSQVEGYRWRGRTYQHCLASGLDDYPRAQPPSTAELHVDLLSWMTSFTRSLHFVAEFLGETEEAEKLAGYENAMLRNLEDNHWDEEVQAYCDSSVDEYDDPINVCHKGYVTLLPMMLGLLPADSGRLTSLLKLIRDENELWSPYGIRSLSMNDVYFGTGENYWRGPIWINMNYLILSSLYQNYINTPGPNQNLARSIYEELRTNVVNNVFENWRQTGIFWEQYDPTTGKGQRTKDFTGWTSLVVNIMSENY, encoded by the exons ATGGTGTCAGACATGCTTGGCGGAAATAAGAGATGGATTTTATTTGGACTCTTATCGTTTCTATTGAACTGCGTACTTGTCTCGTGTAGTGTTGAAGACATTGAGAAAGCAGCGAATGATTCGTTTTTATGGGGTCCGTATAGGCCAAATTTATATGTTGGAATTCGTCCTAAGATTCCTGATTCGTTAATGACAGGACTTATGTGGTCCAATGTTGATGACTATGCTAGATTCTCAA AAATGAGACACAGTGCCGAACATGGAGATGATATTGGTGCCTTTGGATGGAAGCATTACGATGTTCGTCGGGGAGGACAGCAAGTGATCGATGATTTTCTCATGGGTATCAAACTTGAAACTGATTTTGTCAAGTTACCCGAAGGAAATTGGGCTCTTCGTGTGCACGGTATTCCTCTTCCTGGAGCACCAACTGACCTTACTACTTCTCTGTTTTTTTACGCGTATGTTGAGGGCGAGGGTAAAGTTGGTACCAAGGTTAACCATGCCAATCACGTATATATGGAAGGAAAAACCCCCGACCTCGGAAAGTTTCGTATACAGACGTTTAATCGTCTAGGTGAGCATCCTGTATCTCCTGCGTCTGTAGATTTGGAATCCATGGTTATGGACAAAGATTTTTTCGCTGGATTCAATGTAAAAAAGGAGGGAGCATGGCGAACTTCTGAGCTTATCCTGTACTTATTGGACACTAAAATGAAAGTGATTAGTGACAAGGAAGGATATGAATCCCTGAAAGATCTTCCTCCTGCATACAGTACTTTAACTTTACCCAACCTTCCTTCAGAAGAAGGCTTGCAATTCATCCAAAAGGTATTTAAAGGCGAGTTCATGTTCGATATCGTTTTTAATTACgcttcttccaaaaaaatttctgaaGAAATGATTTCACAAGCTATTGATAAGAATCTCcaagaatttgaagaaaagttTCAAGCTACCTTCCCTTTGAAGGCTCCATATGATACAGAAAAGGCTCATCAAATATTTGCTCACACCGCTTTCTCAAATCTTTTTGGTAACGTTGGATTCTTTACTGGTGATTCAATCGTTAGTAAAAACCCCATTGAACTAGACGATGAAGACTACGAGTTCATGCAAGGATTTGAAAGTGCTGCTGGCAAACTTGCCGAAGGTACTGCGTTTCATGACATTGAAAGAAGTTTATTTACCATTGTTCCTAGTCGACCTCATTTCCCACGTGGTTTCTATTGGGATGAAGGATTTCATCTTTTACCCGTAGGACTTTGGGATAACGATTTTAGTCTTGAGATCCTCAAAAGCTGGTTTTCATTGGTGAACGAAGATGGGTGGGTAGGCCGTGAACAAATCCTTGGTGAAGAAGCTCGAAGCAAGGTTCCCGATGAGTTTCAAACTCAGTATCCCGATATTGCTAATCCACCCACTCTGATCTTGGCCTTAAAAGGATATATTGAAAGACTTCAGGAACAACAAGGAAAACTTAATAATCGTTTTAGTGGTGAAGGTGAAGACTATTCCTTGGATGATCTTGAATACCTTCGTTCTGTCTCCATTTCTAACCCTGAAAAGTCTGTACAGTTTCTTCGTGatctttttcctcttcttcttcgtcACTATGAGTGGTTCCGTGAAACACAAAAAGGAGATTTCGAAACCTGGGAACGGGAATGCTTTTCTCAAGTTGAAGGCTATCGCTGGCGTGGACGTACTTATCAGCATTGTCTGGCAAGCGGACTGGATGACTACCCTAGAGCTCAACCCCCTAGTACTGCTGAGCTTCATGTTGATTTACTCAGCTGGATGACTTCATTTACCAGAAGTTTACATTTTGTCGCTGAGTTTTTAGGCGAAACCGAGGAAGCAGAGAAATTGGCTGGCTATGAAAATGCAATGCTTCGAAACCTCGAAGACAATCATTGGGATGAAGAAGTACAGGCTTACTGTGATTCAAGTGTTGATGAATACGATGATCCTATTAATGTGTGTCATAAAGGATATGTTACTCTACTGCCAATGATGCTTGGTTTGCTTCCTGCTGATAGTGGTAGGCTTACTAGCTTGTTGAAACTTATTAGGGACGAAAATGAGTTGTGGTCTCCTTATGGAATCCGAAGCTTAAGTATGAACGATGTTTACTTTGGAACCGGAGAAAACTACTGGCGAGGCCCTATATGGATTAATATGAATTATCTCATCCTTAGTAGTTTATATCAAAATTACATTAATACCCCTGGTCCCAATCAAAATCTTGCAAGGTCGATTTATGAAGAGCTACGTACTAACGTTgtaaataatgtttttgagAATTGGCGCCAAACCGGTATTTTCTGGGAACAATACGATCCCACCACTGGTAAGGGTCAACGAACCAAGGACTTTACTGGATGGACCAGTCTAGTTGTTAACATTATGTCTGAAAATTATTGA
- the cbc1 gene encoding nuclear cap-binding complex large subunit has translation MSSYRGSTRPRKRTREGENYGFRPHRGNSQELLAARIKKDITFLADPRGNSVAADDINYVAMSLSREANDPETISTILDCIQTTAFIIPVKIPHLATLIIRASLRVPLILEKAAAYFCLQYFTNLNSFLYYEAKVDLRMLICMSFALQPGTLKPLFSLLADAISKETKPSVWGDNFLRIILINLPYFIAANNDLGKKDFANEILDQCEIYVRHRKSSITLSNPLSIHDNLSEEELDLLYKQLILSRENDFTFPYISQPWKFFESDFVHIVPVSPSIPEWTFQPTPQQNELPSFKRFFELFNNFEIRTTPDASDVAASIFRDISVDVINHLEFNRVEAAQVLTDLDVYFTYKTFALRGTPVNELPNLDPSESRWKAEDIIVEAVLGELLGSQNTTYKPVYYHSLLIECCRIAPKILAPTFGRVIRLMYTMSSDLPLQTLDRFIDWFSHHLSNFNFHWKWNEWIPDVELDDLHPKKVFMRETITRELILSYYTRISDSLPEELRCLLGEQPSGPNFVYENETHPLYQQSSQIIEALRLHKPLEELDIILQSEEIQNSETSAVRLVMSCAYSLGSRSFSHALNVFEKHLNTLKHFSRKSLDSEIEVVDELFSFWKLQPFNAVMWLDKMLNYSIISITSIIEWLIKQDVTIWSRSYTWSLVNTTFNKLAARLRRSVSNKEDSSLINEANEEKEIVTNLLLSALRALISENAENIWVSHWLNLMLKYVESNFLSVKKDTIEEANEPVQENTSEEQEDTKMQPVDAVDEQPSENNQTAADATNEEK, from the exons ATGTCTTCTTATCGGGGATCAACTCGACCCAGAAAGAGGACGAGAGAGGGAGAGAATTATGGATTTCGTCCCCATAGAGGAAACTCTCAAGAGCTACTTGCAGCGCGTataaaaaaggatattACCTTTTTGGCGGATCCTCGAGGAAATTCAGTAGCTGCTGATGACATTAATTATGTTGCTATGTCTCTTAGTCGTGAAGCTAATGATCCTGAAACCATTTCAACTATCTTAGATTGCATTCAGACAAC TGCATTTATCATTCCAGTCAAAATACCTCATTTGGCTACATTAATTATAAGAGCCTCATTAAGGGTTCCTTTAATCTTAGAAAAAGCAGCTGcgtatttttgtttacagtaTTTTACGAATTTAAACTCCTTTCTTTATTACGAGGCTAAAGTCGATCTACGAATGCTCATTTGCATGTCATTTGCACTTCAACCAGGTACCCTTAAGCCACTATTTTCATTACTGGCTGACGCTATCTCAAAAGAAACCAAACCCAGTGTCTGGGGAGATAATTTCCTGCGcataattttgataaacCTTCCATATTTCATCGCAGCTAACAACGATCTCGGTAAAAAGGATTTTGCTAATGAGATACTGGATCAATGTGAGATTTACGTTCGTCATAGGAAATCTTCGATAACTCTAAGTAATCCCCTTTCAATACATGACAATCTTTCAGAGGAGGAATTGGACTTACTCTATAAACAACTAATTCTATCTCGGGAAAACGACTTTACTTTTCCTTATATATCTCAACCCTGGAAGTTTTTTGAATCTGATTTCGTTCATATTGTTCCGGTTAGCCCAAGTATTCCTGAATGGACGTTTCAGCCCACTCCTCAGCAAAATGAGCTACCTTCCTTCAAGAGATTTTTTGagctttttaataactttgAAATTCGCACGACTCCTGACGCTTCCGACGTTGCAGCCAGCATATTTCGTGATATAAGTGTGGATGTTATAAACCATTTGGAATTTAACCGAGTTGAGGCTGCTCAAGTTCTTACAGATTTAGatgtttattttacctACAAAACTTTTGCTCTTCGTGGTACTCCAGTAAATGAATTACCAAATTTAGATCCATCGGAATCACGTTGGAAAGCAGAAGATATCATAGTTGAAGCTGTTTTGGGTGAGCTTCTTGGTTCACAGAATACTACGTATAAACCTGTCTATTATCATTCGCTTTTGATTGAATGCTGCCGTATCGCTCCTAAAATTTTGGCTCCAACTTTTGGAAGGGTCATTCGGCTAATGTATACCATGTCTTCTGATTTACCTTTACAAACACTTGATCGATTTATTGACTGGTTTTCACATCACCTTAGTAATTTCAACTTTCACTGGAAGTGGAATGAGTGGATTCCTGACGTTGAGCTGGACGATCTTCatccaaaaaaagtttttatgCGGGAAACTATTACTAGGGAACTTATTTTAAGCTATTACACAAGAATTTCTGACTCACTCCCTGAAGAGTTACGTTGTTTGCTTGGCGAACAACCGTCGGGTCCCAATTTCGTGTACGAAAATGAGACTCATCCGCTATATCAACAGTCAAGTCAAATTATCGAAGCATTGAGATTACATAAACCGTTAGAAGAACTTGACATTATTTTGCAGAGCGAGGAGATTCAAAACTCCGAGACATCTGCTGTCCGATTAGTTATGTCTTGTGCTTATAGCTTGGGTTCGAGATCGTTTTCGCACGCATTGAACGTGTTCGAGAAACATCTTAATACATTGAAACATTTTTCTCGAAAATCATTAGATTCCGAAATAGAGGTTGTTGATGaacttttttcattttggaaattacAACCGTTCAACGCAGTTATGTGGCTAGATAAAATGCTGAACTACTCTATAATTAGTATTACCTCTATTATTGAGTGGTTGATCAAGCAAGACGTGACTATATGGTCTCGTAGTTATACGTGGTCACTTGTTAACACcacttttaataaattagcaGCTAGATTGCGGCGTTCGGTTTCTAACAAAGAAGACTCTTCGCTAATCAATGAAGCGAATgaggaaaaggaaattgtCACGAATTTACTATTGTCAGCTTTGCGCGCCCTTATTTCCGAAAATGCTGAAAATATATGGGTATCTCATTGGCTTAACCTTATGTTAAAATATGTGGAATCAAATTTCCTCTCTGTTAAAAAGGACACGATAGAAGAAGCAAACGAGCCTGTTCAAGAAAATACCAGTGAGGAACAGGAAGACACAAAAATGCAACCCGTCGACGCAGTAGATGAGCAGCCATCAGAAAATAATCAAACAGCAGCTGATGCAACTAATgaggaaaaataa